Within Crassostrea angulata isolate pt1a10 chromosome 2, ASM2561291v2, whole genome shotgun sequence, the genomic segment ctgaatgtatttaaattaacatattttggaTGAGGTTTATAATCCATTCATTTAGTAAGAGTTCgtttgattgttttgtttttttttgttttttttaacataaaaaaactcaccaaaaatgtattgcattaaataaatacattgataaGCAATAACTAAATACAATGCTGTAAAATGTGACATGGACAGAATAAACCTATATCATGGTGTTGTCATGAAGTATTAAAGTAAATCATCTTAaggttttgaaaatcaaaacaattctcttaaatgtgttttcttttaaaatatatgcaagCGCTTTCACAATTGATTCCCTCTTAAATCCATTGTCTAGATATCTTTATATCTcactaaaattttaattcaataaacaaaattaatgtttttcttttctataagAATACAGGTGTGAAATAGATAaagtttggtttaaaaaaatgttgaacaCCATTCATCCATTGTTCCCGTTATAGGTTTCAGATAATCTTTAGTATTAAGAAGGATTCTTCAACATATAGCTCTTAGGATCATACAAAACCGTTTTATGATGAAATGCAgagttaacatttttataaccATGCAACGGCTCGAACAAGACTCTTgaattttaggaaaaaaaatcgCATCTCATATTTAATGCATGCATCGTGTGTTAATGGTTTCCTTAAATGTCCCTAGATCAACGCAATATTTGGATATATCGTCACAATGAATCTCTCTGCTCCGAGCATTTTCAATCCAGTCTTCCTCGGGTTTCGTTGAGGAATTGCGACTCTGGACTTTCTATCTGGTTTGGAcctttgtaaatatatatcattagaATAATACCAATCGTACACTAATTaaacatgagaaaaaaataCTCACGTGTACACTTAAAAAACTTATGAATTTTTCTATTCACCTAGtacacattttacatgtatatcaatttctTCACAAAAGTTCCATATCATTTGCTATTTGCATTGCTTTTTTCCATGtatattatgtataattttctgtttttaaagaAACTTACTATGAGATTCCTCTCGTTTTCTGTATATTGTAATGGCTTCTGAGCGTTCCTTTAAGCAACGtctacatatatttacatttatacgACACCTGGTCTCTCTGTAAGCAAATTGCAAATTGTTAGTGAGATAAGGAAGATGAAATGATCGCTGTTCATATAACTACGTTAAATTTAATCatgataattgtttttaattcctgttaataaataattactgttaataataaaatcagagggtttcattttttaacataagCAATCACCATCCGAATCAAAGAATATTTGCATCTATTCAATCGTTCAATTTGTTCTAATATCGATGCAGATATTTTCTTTATGTTCAGCTCGCCAAGCCTATTTGAGTACATATATACTTTTATACTTATAGTATACTTATACTTAATAATCATTTCAACGTGTTggataaaacaaatatacaattttgcGGTAATAGAAATAGTGATGTGGATTTTACAGCAACGTCTTCAAAAACAAGGTCACTGAAGCATTGAAGCAATAGGCTGTGTCTAAAATAGTGCTGATCAGAAGTTTCTAATAAAGCAACAACcgtttaaaacaaatgttcatCTCACGGGTAGTATACATCACACGTATGGAAttaagatatttatattttgactcaaatattcatttttttaaaattttgtctcATAAAAGGCACCATGAagacaaaacaaatgaaaaccAATAGTAATATTTACGCTCTGTATTACTAGCTTACAGCTTGATTACGATATACTTCacaatgtactttatttcgTTTTCATGAAATCTCTATTTGTGGttacaaaatttcatattagGAACAGCACTAAATGAAAACAGTAACGTGGAATGCACGTATCACGGCATGTCAGGGAAGTCACGAAAGAAGAAATAACTGGTGATTGGAGTGTGCACAAGTGTCTTTGAGTGCATTTTTCCGTTAACATGAAGCAGACAAGCTGGTCGATAGAAACCTCCATTGTATACATTCGAGTTCATACATGTAAACGATAACTTAAGCGacaagaaaggaaaaatattagTGTATTCATAAAGAACGTTTAACATAGTTGCATGTAAACATTCATAAGTTGTTTACTGTTGCTTTAAAAAGGGCTTATCTTTTACATTTACTGCACACAGTCACAGAAATCACAAACTTTGCTGAGTTAGAGAAAAGtcatataaaaatttagatCAAAGCAATTTCcatgtaacatattttttacTGAATTATTTATCCGTTTACTTAATGTCGACCAATTCTTAAAAAGGTGGCACTTATGAATACCAGCAATGGAATATGTAAAACAATAACACATTCAGCATGCTCGTTGTTAAACGTTCAATGGATGTTTTTTTATACCCCTAAAATTGTTATGCGCCATAAAAGTATTTCAAACAACAAATCTAATAAAATGACAGCGAATTTCTACACGCGTTAAAAAACCTAGCAAAAAACATTAAAACGAAGGCTTGAGAAAAACTGAAATAACAAGGCAAGGtaagtttttattaaaatattgcatattgtaGTGTTGCTTTTGATAAACTGTAAGAACAattaatcagtgaaaaaaatgttttgcaaaTTTGTAACAGCAGTCTACCTGTCGTTGCCAGTCTAGCTAAAAACTAAAAGATGTATACTACCAACATCTAACAAAGCTTTACAACTACAAACATTCTTAgattaattgtaaaattttaatcaaatatgtttATGTTTCAGGATTTAAGTAATTAAAGAATTTCACTGATTTATTCAATTAACTTTTGCTcagatgtttattttaaatttattttcatttaaatatttaattaagatttcctttttgtttaaatgttgatatatttttgaaaaaaactaTTAATATGTGTAATAAAAGTATATTAATAGTTTACACATGAAAGTTAATTGAATTACAGCCACAAACGGACTTAAGAAGACCTGCAATGAGTGTAATGCACCATATGTTATATAAGTCATTGCGTCGGCTGTAACGTTATTTAAGCAAGTCAATGCAAGCTTTCAATATTATCGATTGTATGTCAAGCTATCAGAGCATAATATCAGATTTGTTTTTCGGCAAAAAATGTCTATGTTGAAATATTTGAACAGGTAAGTAAATGTTAGCATCTTTCACACCATAAATAGTTTAAATTATTAACTTAAAATGTACTGAGAAATTGACAGATGTTTCTAACATTATAATTCACTTTTTCACACGTGTATTATCTAAAAAGAGGGGATTGTATAacgcagcaatgttaaggcgtcccgatgctaaaatacggctggaaaacgatattatttgaatcatagcaaaaatactttgaccgggagtatttcttaaaatctatgttacatttattgacatcgatgataaaaattaaatttaatgcatttttgtgacgtcatatgtactttgtaatcacgtgacgggcgaatcctaatattgcaaatgtcTATTTAAATCGCATCTGCGCAggtgataaataaaattaaatcatacatatttgtaagaaaaatcctttgtttaGTCATATACTTTGGAgtttttgcttaaaaaaaatagatatttcgtttatggaAGATAATGTTGAAACATTGAATTGTACGTTGTTTTTTGTCAAACATTaagaaaagaatgttttgtCTGCAAATAAAAAGAACAATTAGAAATccgcgggcatgttaaggcttcccgatggatttttcagcgatatgtagaaaatcacttgtctgtactttttacgatatgacgtcataattaactttgacgtcacgatatGAATTCCTGTCGAAAGTTCTCAGGGACTGTATCCTAACGTttaaagtgaattatatcaaaccagtataataccgcGTGTTTTCTTTTACATATATGCTGCCGTTAATGTTAGACGTACAGAATagattcatattaaaaaccagtattAAAAAATGGCAGTTTTAaagtttcattttaagaaaaagactatttataaactagtggtttggagactctccctgctacgtgtaaacaactgaatgaagaaattgtaatgcatgtaaaaccagcttggcgcaagtgaaagatcaacacaatttaagaattttttacgTATAATTGGTaaagaatataagtaccaatgtaaatcttgcttgggaaacctacggatttacccaatttttttgtaaatcacttttgattaataaaaatgtgcattattttgatgattttgtggaatgtttcaacattatcttccataaacgaaatatctattttttttaagcaaaaacTCCAAAGTATATGACtaaacaaaggatttttcttacaaatatgtatgatttaattttatttatcaccTGCGCAGATGCGATTTAAATAgacatttgcaatattaggattcgcccgtcacgtgattacaaagtacatatgacgtcacaaaaatgcattaaatttaatttttatcatcgatgtcaataaatgtaacatagattttaagaaatactcccggtcaaagtatttttgctatgattcaaataatatcgttttccagccgtattttagcatcgggacgccttaacattgctgcgtTATACAATCCCCTCTTTTTAGATAATACACGTGTGAAAAAGTGAATTATAATGTTAGAAACATCTGTCAATTTCTCAGTACATTTTAAGTTAATAATTTAAACTATTTATGGTGTGAAAGATGCTAACATTTACTTACCTGTTCAAATATTTCAACATAGACATTTTTTGCCGAAAAACAAATCTGATATTATGCTCTGATAGCTTGACATACAATCGATAATATTGAAAGCTTGCATTGACTTGCTTAAATAACGTTACAGCCGACGCAATGACTTATATAACATATGGTGCATTACACTCATTGCAGGTCTTCTTAAGTCCGTTTGTGGCTGTAATTCAATTAACTTTCATGTGTAAACTATTAATATACTTTTATTACACATATTAAtagtttttttcaaaaatatatcaacatttaaacaaaaaggaaatcttaattaaatatttaaatgaaaataaatttaaaataaacatctgAGCAAAAGTTAATTGAATAAATCAGTGAAATTCTTTAATTACTTAAATCCTGAAACATaaacatatttgattaaaattttacaattaatcTAAGAATGTTTGTAGTTGTAAAGCTTTGTTAGATGTTGGTAGTATACATCTTTTAGTTTTTAGCTAGACTGGCAACGACAGGTAGACTGCTGTTACAAAtttgcaaaacatttttttcactgattaatTGTTCTTACAGTTTATCAAAAGCAACACtacaatatgcaatattttaataaaaacttaCCTTGCCTTGTTATTTCAGTTTTTCTCAAGCCttcgttttaatatttttgctaGGTTTTTTAACGCGTGTAGAAATTCGCTGTCATTTTATTAGATTTGTTGTTTGAAATACTTTTATGGCGCATAACAATTTTAGGggtataaaaaatcataattatttttatgctTGATGCATTCAAACTAGCAGGGGAAAACATGATTTCAAAAACATCCAATAAGtctgaaatataaacaaactttaTAATTTGGCACTTCGATCAAAAGAGAAGCCATGAATACTTTGacgcaataattaaaaaaaaaacactgttaTATTTAAATCACGTCTAAATATACAGATAtagaaaataattgtaaattaaacatataactttgctttctttttaaatatttctgatatcATATTTTGTACTTTCAAACCAAAGAAAGACATATAATGCATGcactattttttctttaatcaaaGAATGTATTCTGATGTAATCACTTTTTATTCTACTCACTTGTGTCAATTATGCACCTTTGTTTCAAACCgtaataagaaattaaaatatgcattCCCATACATGAAATATATGTCGACAGACACAACTATATTAAGCATCTTTACTTTAATTTTGCAATCTTGTGTACTGATAATAAGATCTGGAAATGTTTGAACAAAATAACACCTCtgtttattgatttatatacCGCAAGATTGCCTACTCACGTGTTTGACATAAGGCTCCTTCATAGCCAACATCACATCCAGTTAAGCAAGTACCATTAATCGGAAAGCAGTAGATGTTATTTCTACAGTGCCCGCATGTTTCATTGCATTCATATCCATAAGATCCTCTATTGCATTCTAAATCAATTATAGATACAACGAATTCCAAACATCTGTTGTTTTCTAACACAGTTTACATGTAACGCAGTAAcaaaaattgtattgatttacATTCATAAGAAATCTAAACATTGACTTTGGAAAACCTGATTTTTATTCGTGAAATTGCATTAAGTTGACAAACAGCTTGATtccttttgttttatgtttcttggttttgagcaaaaataaatcataggtttcaattaaacaaaatgaaaaaaaaattccgtttACAATGACACTTGGTTTGATTTagaaacaatataatttgatcgaAAAAAGGGACTCCTGAATGGCATAGGTAAACGTTTATTTGTTGGCAACTGACTACTGACAAGTCATGTGCTCATTGATTAacttttcttatatatttttgttctattttcaatttgaatttcGTCCTATTATCATTCCTatagatatgaattaaaatgtacttctctgtttgtttgggttttaaATTCGCTTACTGAATATCTCATATTACTTATGGCAAATGTCATTCATGTTATACATCTCCGTATTTTCAACAAGTTATCATCACTCTCCTAACTACCTGCTGCATATCTAACTTGTTGTCATGATAACTGTCTACTCACCtgttttacacaagtccccCTCGTAGCCAGCATTGCATCCAGTGAAGCATGTTCCATTGACATTAGAACATTGACTTTCATTGAGACAGTTTCCACAAATTTCGTTGCAGTCAACGCCGTATGAACCACTGTCACAACCTGTTCAATGAAATGGCATGACTATGTAGGCTTCCCTAAAATTAATGCACCTCTTTGTATATCATTGCAACAGTTACATGGTGTCATtcctttattttgaattaaaacactaagtgatttgaaaaaaaataatagaattattTTGTTCCTTTGCCTGTACCTGTAGTTTGTCCTTACCTGTTTTACATACGTTCCCTTTAAAACCAACTTCACATCCAGTTAAGCATGTCCCATTGATATGGGAACATTGGTTTACATCACGACACTGCCCACATGTTTCATTGCATCCACTACCATGCGATCCTTTGTCACATTCTGCAAAGATAAGATATTATATctgtatttattttctttccatACACATATTGacgcacattttttttaacaataccaTAACTAAATCCACACTAAACGTTCAAATGTGTTTGTCTTTGAGATTTATGGTTTTAGAAGTACCATGTAATTTATCTCGATGCACAGTTCCCAAAAACGATTACTTGTTGCCTGGTTGAACAGTTCGAACACTGAACGTAGCAACGGATACAACAAGAGTCTCATGAACCATTTATAGACTTACACCCAGCTCAAGTATCATAACATTTCTTATCACACCCATTTCCAAAATTTACACAAATATATGCTAGTGAAAATATAAGAACATTTAATAACATTAGTATCattgaataaacaaaacaaaccatcACAACCAGTTAAGCATGTTCGTTTGTAGAAAGCTGTGTCTATTTTTTAACGAGAGTAACCACATTATTTGGTACATTTTAAAGTCATATATTCatatctaccaagtattattccctttGTTTTTTACGGTAACATATAGTTAATCCATagctctataaaaaaaaaacccgagactgaaattgacacgccccatttatcgacttgtcgaaatctacagcggctgaaactgacaagaaaatgacaggacTAAAATTGACACGCCTTGTTTATAGATTGGTCGAAACATACAGCGAccaaagaaaaatcacggactgcacaaaattATTGTGATGATGTCAGATTCAAAGTCTAACAGGAGACAATTTggttgtttcttttagctaaagTTATGTACTTTAACgttaatttagtgaattttgattactttttataatcaattgaTGAATTGTAAAAGAAATATGTTAGAATAAACAATAACGCgggttatttattttatatcgtatacttatagaaaatatacgtTTTTCTGCCCTGgcgataaaaacagaaacaggTTGTGATAGAAACcctaggggtgtgatataaGATTTATATAACACCACTCTCCGGCAAGCTTCAATTGTTATATCTCACCCCTTTATGTTAATAACCGGCTATTCTGACGTAGAGTTCGGTAAGTATCGTTCAACTCCGATCTCCGAGTATGACGTCGAATAGTTACGTCGACGTCAACTCAGTATACAAACAGCtaacaaaaataattcagatGGATTACATAGACAAAACAGTACATGCgtatatgtatacatgattCGTATGATTGCTTCAgaataaaacaacaattttaaagtCTTATAAGTTCTATTAATACTTTGTAAGTGTAGCCAATACGTAACTACACTCATACACGCGTGTATTAAATAATGCTTgttaatgaaatcatttcttacCTAGTTCACAGTGATAATCTTGATATCCAGGTTTACATCCCTGACAGGTGCCCGTCTCTATGTGGCAGTACTGACAGTTAACATCTGGACAGGGAATGGAGCAGTTATATCCGATAAACCCTGTTGCTGGACATCCTGTACATGACATATTTGTTATTACATATTTGATTTTGTTATGAGTACATTCAATCTATTCTTAATGAAAAAAGATGAAAGAGGCGTTCATCCACGTGACTGTGTATATTGTTATGGATGAAAATTCATCCAGACAATATCCAGTTTAACCAGAAACATATTGCAGCATTGCAACATTTATTACAAAACagttaaaacatcaacaaccATGTTGCTTGATACctttaaagaaatacaaaataagTTAAACAATATCTCGTGCGATGGTCATCAAACTTAACTGTGAATCAGGCATTCTATTTACATGAACGGGAAGTATAAGAGTATAACTGAAGATACGTTTGAGGTGACTGCGTGACTTTCGAGAACAGAAGAGGAGGTCAGATGTTTTGATGATATTGTTTGTGATTGTTGGCAAATTCACCATGtggaatatttatttaatgaataatgtTTCCATTCATTAGCAATAATGATCGGTTTATGCGTACATAGTATTCATAAGAAAGTGCATGTCCATGATGAAAACCGTAATAAAAGTTCAACAGTATGCATTAGTTTGAAGCAATTGGAAATAATAATTAGAAACGGTACGGTAAGTCTATGCATATCTAAGAACAACAGTTTGGACAATGTGTAGCGAAAAGCATCCCCGTGAACCTGACAAAATTTGGCACagttaaataaacatttacataatcacataaaatttataatgataataagAACTCAGGGCATGTAATCTAcatattgtttactttatatgtacatacattCAAGAAACCAAAAATAACTGTACGGCCATCATTCACTTTCTATGTAACTCTAGTACAATATAATTAAGCATGAGTCAAAAGTAGATCACggcaatattttcattttcttggcTAGCAAGTAGTATAGCAAAACTAGAAACCGAGACACACTGATGATACACGTGTGATAAACCAGTTATAAGCTTCACCATCATCAAGCTAAAAAAGGTGCACATGCAATTGGTAATCATCACACAGTGAACTGACGGAATGTCCATTATCTAACAAAAAATGATGATGCATTAAtggtaaaaaaatcaatgaatatcCAGTAaatgctagccaagggtttcgaTCCACTCTGCTCCCGAAAACCTTTGGAAGATCTCTTTAGGTTTATAGGGAGCATATTGGACCGAAAActcttggctagcaaagatgctGACCTAAAGGTCATAATTTTATAGTGTGGAAGAGGTACACTCATCAACCATGCATTTAACTATGCCATAAAATAATGTGCTTTTATAAAATGTAAGCAATACAACAGAAGGTGTTTAGAgctattatacatatattacatggcttcgagggcgacataccagaatatttggcCCGAGgggacaggaaagccctggagtgttatgttaCCCGATGCCGAAGGCAGAGGGCGACATAACTCTTCCGGGTTTCCCTGTCACTGAGGGACAAATATCATGGTATTGTCGCCCGAGAAGACATAtggcgcgtaaattatgcgcgtactgttcgctgtagaattctcgtcatttctatataaaagcaatgtagaaatTCTCTAAATTTAAGACATTCAGTACAATAAAtcaaatagtgcctgtttgagaggaaaacagttgaaattgacgcCTCCGCTTTgcatcggttgacaatggttacctcggagtgtcaatttcaaatgttaccctcccaagcaggcactatttataaatGGTATCTGCGATCTGTTCAGTTATTTTATCGCGCAACTTTAACCCCGtcctaacatacatgtaacatcaatgACCCTTACAGGAAGAGGATTTGCAACCCACTTACGCTGATGCTAAATGAAATGTTTCGAATGCAACAGTCCTGTCACTCATTCAtctttatattgataaaatagcAAAAGGTGTATTTGTGCCTAGTTTAAATAATTCACGTCGATCTTAAAATTACTAAGCATAACATCATACCATTTTAtcttgaagggggggggggggcattccAAAAAATAGACACTTCAAATGATGGAACAAGATTTAATAGTTTTATCGAAATTGACAACACGTTGTCACATAACTGATTGAATCCATAGGGTCTACACAGTTGTTTATTGCTTTATGTTCTGACATTAAAGGTAACCATGTGACCATAtaagaacaatatttaaaagAGTGTTCAGAGGTTAATggaattaaattaatttaaaattaattaattaaagaacACTTACCATACACCTCTACTTCACAGAGGTTAGTACCTACAAAACTTTCATAATTGTCAGGGTAGACAACTCCTGGTAGTCTctcgttgtagtagatgacATATTGTCCATGATCAAAACAATTTGCTGTGAAGACGGAAGGTATTGTGTTTATTGTGAAGTTGTTGTCCTTGAAACACAACGTTCCCTGTGATCTATCAATGGTATTGGACACGTACACGGAGAATCCAAGAACACGGCCTGCTAGGTGCGTCCGAAACATGTAATCTGTGCAACAGATTATCGCTtcagtgaaaaacaattttatttgattctTTGTAACAATATCAACTAAAACATTGCTAAATATCAACTGTACTTTAGGCGTAACATATTGCACATTCACCATGCACCTATCGATTAAAATAGCTAATTAGTTTAACACATACAGGGCGTACTTACATGGAAGACATATGCAAGTTTTATATATCTGTCGTTTAAAATAACACCACAaccataattatttattaaatataaaatatgatggTGGTGCTAAactctgaaaaaaaagttaCGTATTATTAAACCAtttctttatataaacaaaactatGATAccgtattttgaaaattttaactgGTATATTTCTAACAACACTATTCGTTTACCAGTGTGATTTAAAAGTACTGGACAAAGATTTAATATCGTGAGTAATATAACATGTTCAGCAGCTATCGTAAatgattgtttatatatatatatatatatatatatatatatatatatatatatatatatatatatatatatatatatatatatatatatatatatatatatatatatatatatatatatatatatatatatatacgattGTGCTAACAAACTGGAATCCAGTCAGTGTCGAATATTGCCTAAGAGAGTGTTTGGCGAAAAGGGCGGTCTGAACCCTCTCTTAAAATCTAAGCACGTATAATCCAAACAGTAAAGAACAAGACAAGGCACGTTACGCCTtcttgtttaacaaaatatcacttGAAACCCAACAAAACCCTAAGGTACACCAGTACATATACAAATGTTGATACCCATGGTAGGTAGATAATATGAAACATTTCTCAAAGTAATCTGATATTTTTAATCCTTTTAATATCTGACCCTGAAAATACTTCATATGATTTAGAGGAGCTATAGAaggtgtttgtttttttgtgctAGCGCCTTCTTTAACACTATATCTTACATTAGAAAGCATTGGTTTGTTTTGATAAACACCAGGATAGTTGCGCCATAGAGATCAATTTCACGAATAACATATACCTAATTGTCGctcgtaattaaaaaaaaaatatatgtaatttaaagaagGTAAAATCAAATCTGACCATTCAAGTGTCACTCTAAAACACGCCAAGAAGTATATCGTGGTTGTAAGACTCATCTCTTTACATACAGTAATTTTATCTGATCGCCATGTTAG encodes:
- the LOC128172436 gene encoding multiple epidermal growth factor-like domains protein 10; the protein is MNGGQCAVSVSLLTATWWVNLTSIQSIHHIIIYFRTENDDYMFRTHLAGRVLGFSVYVSNTIDRSQGTLCFKDNNFTINTIPSVFTANCFDHGQYVIYYNERLPGVVYPDNYESFVGTNLCEVEVYGCPATGFIGYNCSIPCPDVNCQYCHIETGTCQGCKPGYQDYHCELECDKGSHGSGCNETCGQCRDVNQCSHINGTCLTGCEVGFKGNVCKTGCDSGSYGVDCNEICGNCLNESQCSNVNGTCFTGCNAGYEGDLCKTGE